In Garra rufa chromosome 15, GarRuf1.0, whole genome shotgun sequence, a single genomic region encodes these proteins:
- the LOC141286472 gene encoding uncharacterized protein, with amino-acid sequence MWTEVRNNNSSVHEEPQDHNLTQIVSPVSSWLPPSSDRNGSVTASPPPLAETPMNRESGIIPGAIAAAVFIGFLLALYAVLWKCMVKQPKRRKKRVSLKAREQRSLAC; translated from the exons ATGTGGACGGAGGTGAGAAACAACAACAGCTCTGTTCATGAAGAACCACAGGACCACAATCTCACCCAG ATAGTTTCCCCAGTGTCTTCATGGCTCCCTCCCAGCTCTGATAGAAATG GCTCAGTTACTGCCAGTCCACCCCCTCTCGCTGAGACCCCCATGAACAGAGAGAGTGGAATCATACCAG GTGCAATCGCTGCAGCAGTGTTCATAGGCTTTCTGTTAGCCCTCTATGCTGTTCTTTGGAAATGCATGGTTAAGCAACCAAAAAG GAGGAAAAAGCGAGTGAGCCTGAAGGCTCGTGAACAGAGATCTCTTGCATGCTGA